A single genomic interval of uncultured Cohaesibacter sp. harbors:
- a CDS encoding VOC family protein, whose amino-acid sequence MSQSMSLIAIVVRDYDEAIAFYTEKLGFELIDDTYQPAQDKRWVVVRPKGEGKTSLLLARAKNEHEAGYIGDQAGGRVFLFLETDDFWRDYALYQERGISFIRPPLEADYGTVAVFEDLYGNLWDLVEYSTPH is encoded by the coding sequence ATGTCTCAATCCATGTCCCTTATTGCCATTGTCGTGCGTGACTATGACGAGGCAATTGCCTTTTATACCGAAAAGCTCGGCTTCGAGTTGATTGATGACACATACCAGCCCGCGCAGGACAAACGCTGGGTCGTGGTACGCCCCAAGGGAGAAGGCAAAACATCTCTGTTGCTGGCCCGCGCCAAAAATGAGCACGAAGCAGGCTATATCGGCGATCAGGCAGGAGGCCGTGTGTTCCTCTTCCTTGAGACAGACGATTTCTGGCGCGACTATGCTCTTTATCAGGAGCGGGGCATCTCCTTCATAAGACCGCCTCTGGAAGCAGACTATGGCACTGTTGCGGTCTTTGAAGACCTTTATGGCAACCTCTGGGATCTGGTTGAATATTCCACGCCCCACTAA
- a CDS encoding leucyl aminopeptidase — translation MATLPFIQFEALGTPETGAAVLFVDKSLALGATGKALDEKCDGAIERAIKAADFKGGFCKSVQILAPAGVALDRIILIGLGDSPLSERDFAALGGAAMGAAKGAELIHVVVEADDKEIGAAKASLIAMGMKLRAYDFDLYKTEKGKPKEAKEAAKVTILCADAKEAAKVWESDAVVSDGTLLARDLVNEPANVLGPEEFAAKAKALEALGAEVEILEQADLEKLGMNALLGVAQGSVRKPRVAIMKWMGGKKDEAPVVFVGKGVVFDTGGISIKPAGGMEDMKGDMGGAAAVTGLMHALSGRKAKVNAIGIIGLVENMPDGNAQRPGDIVTSMSGQTIEVINTDAEGRLVLADLLHYSKETFAPRFMIDLATLTGAVIVALGAHNAGIFSNSDDLCAQLSKSGTTTGETVWRLPLAKEYDKMIDSKFADMKNTGGRWAGSITAAQFLKRFVGDVDWVHIDVAGTAMDAPKNEISQGWASGFGVRLLDRLVKDNYEG, via the coding sequence ATGGCTACTCTCCCTTTTATTCAGTTTGAAGCTTTGGGCACACCGGAAACCGGTGCTGCCGTGTTGTTTGTTGACAAGTCCCTCGCTCTGGGAGCGACGGGGAAGGCGCTTGATGAAAAGTGCGATGGCGCAATCGAACGGGCGATCAAGGCAGCAGATTTCAAAGGCGGCTTCTGCAAGAGCGTGCAGATTCTGGCCCCCGCTGGAGTGGCGCTGGATCGCATCATTCTCATCGGCCTTGGTGATTCTCCATTGTCCGAGCGTGACTTCGCAGCTCTTGGCGGCGCTGCCATGGGGGCTGCCAAGGGCGCAGAGCTCATCCATGTTGTGGTTGAAGCTGACGACAAGGAAATCGGCGCAGCAAAAGCGTCCCTGATTGCGATGGGCATGAAGCTCAGAGCCTATGACTTCGATCTTTACAAGACCGAGAAGGGCAAACCAAAAGAAGCAAAAGAGGCAGCCAAGGTCACCATTCTGTGCGCGGATGCCAAAGAGGCAGCCAAGGTGTGGGAAAGTGATGCGGTTGTCTCTGATGGCACTCTGCTCGCCCGAGATCTGGTCAACGAACCGGCCAATGTGCTTGGACCGGAGGAATTTGCAGCCAAGGCCAAGGCGCTGGAAGCGCTGGGGGCAGAGGTGGAAATTCTCGAACAGGCTGATCTTGAAAAGCTGGGCATGAATGCGTTGCTTGGCGTGGCGCAGGGCTCTGTGCGCAAGCCTCGCGTTGCTATCATGAAATGGATGGGTGGCAAAAAGGATGAAGCGCCGGTTGTCTTCGTGGGCAAGGGCGTGGTGTTTGATACTGGCGGTATTTCCATCAAGCCAGCTGGCGGCATGGAAGACATGAAAGGCGATATGGGCGGGGCTGCCGCTGTGACAGGCCTTATGCATGCGCTCTCAGGCCGCAAAGCCAAGGTGAATGCCATCGGCATCATCGGTCTTGTTGAAAATATGCCCGATGGCAACGCCCAGCGTCCGGGCGATATTGTCACCTCCATGTCTGGACAGACCATCGAGGTCATCAATACGGACGCCGAAGGTCGTCTGGTGTTGGCTGATCTGTTGCATTACTCCAAGGAGACCTTTGCGCCACGCTTCATGATTGATCTGGCGACATTGACCGGTGCAGTTATTGTCGCGCTTGGGGCTCATAATGCCGGCATCTTCTCCAATTCCGATGATCTGTGCGCGCAGCTGTCAAAATCCGGAACGACCACGGGCGAAACAGTCTGGCGTCTGCCGTTGGCCAAGGAATATGACAAGATGATCGACAGCAAGTTCGCCGACATGAAGAATACCGGTGGCCGCTGGGCTGGTTCCATTACGGCGGCGCAGTTCCTCAAGCGTTTTGTTGGCGACGTGGATTGGGTGCATATCGATGTCGCAGGCACAGCGATGGACGCCCCTAAAAACGAGATCAGTCAGGGCTGGGCATCCGGCTTCGGGGTCCGTTTGCTTGATCGCCTTGTGAAAGACAATTACGAAGGCTGA
- a CDS encoding LPS-assembly protein LptD has protein sequence MRRTVQSAYWNDTVSHATVTTGLRAALLASVLVFVPSSMNSAAAQDIVSNVKLQRPDDNARMLVEADQMVYDYDNERVSAVGHVEIYYGDYTLQANKVTYDQKSARLIADGSVRITEPGGNVMTANYIDITEDFRTGFVRSLRVQTPEKARFAADKAERRDDDITVFDKGVYTTCEPCRENPKKSPLWQIKASRIIYNSKDKMVYYKAAKFEFMGVPLLYTPYLAHPDPSRKRSSGLLAPRGGYNSELGTYVTPRYYWAPSESYDVTFSPTYYSKQGLLGNATWRQHVGIGTYNVRVAGISQQDKDAFSGTSGDKTFRGAIESSGQLNLSSKWKFGWDVSLLSDKLFLRDYDLTNEDESKRSSIYLVGQGERNYFDARANYYNIMTDSLNQSEQAVVHPSIDYSAYSKTPLFGGEGRLQVNSTSITRDDERQTTIGGVTRTDGVSGTYNRTSVDASWKRKFVAPGGQVITPFTSLRGDLYWMPSKSGAPAALVDENLALRGMPTVGVDYRLPVLVTTGSTSHIIEPIAQVIARPNEAQIGELPNDDSQSLIFDDTILFDPNKFSGYDRVEGGTRANIGFQYRAQMASGWSVNALAGRSFQLAGRNSFAKNDLTSTGLDSGLDKTRSDYVARVGVNSNKGIAAIARGRFDSDTADLKYASLSASGSYDRYTGSVGYAYTDKRPSAGINQVRQEITTAASIKFADFWSVGGSSQYDIARGGLVSGALKLKYEDECFAVSLQYSQTRESYSDTTSDKTVMLQFDFKSLADGQLSYSEESD, from the coding sequence ATGCGTCGTACCGTCCAGTCCGCATATTGGAATGACACTGTTTCACACGCGACCGTAACCACCGGTCTGCGCGCGGCTTTGCTCGCCTCTGTGCTTGTTTTTGTCCCTTCTTCAATGAACTCTGCAGCAGCACAGGATATCGTTTCCAACGTCAAGCTTCAGCGTCCCGATGATAACGCCCGTATGTTGGTCGAAGCTGACCAAATGGTCTATGACTATGACAATGAGCGCGTATCGGCAGTTGGCCATGTGGAAATCTACTATGGCGACTACACGCTTCAGGCCAACAAAGTCACCTATGATCAGAAGTCCGCACGCCTGATTGCAGACGGCAGTGTGCGCATCACCGAACCCGGCGGCAATGTGATGACCGCCAACTATATCGATATCACCGAAGATTTCCGCACCGGCTTTGTCCGTTCCTTGCGTGTACAGACACCTGAAAAGGCGCGCTTCGCAGCCGACAAGGCCGAACGGCGCGACGACGACATCACCGTGTTCGACAAGGGGGTCTATACCACCTGCGAACCATGCCGCGAAAATCCGAAGAAATCCCCGCTCTGGCAGATCAAAGCCTCTAGGATCATCTATAATTCCAAAGACAAGATGGTCTATTACAAGGCTGCCAAGTTCGAATTCATGGGCGTTCCCCTGCTTTATACGCCCTATCTGGCTCATCCCGACCCATCACGCAAGCGCAGCTCCGGTCTGCTCGCTCCGCGCGGCGGCTACAACAGCGAGCTGGGCACCTATGTAACCCCCCGTTACTATTGGGCGCCGTCGGAAAGCTATGACGTCACCTTCTCGCCGACCTATTATTCCAAGCAGGGATTGCTGGGCAACGCCACCTGGCGCCAGCATGTAGGCATTGGCACATACAATGTGCGGGTGGCTGGCATTTCGCAGCAGGATAAAGACGCTTTTTCTGGCACCAGCGGTGACAAGACCTTCCGCGGTGCAATTGAGAGCTCCGGCCAGTTGAACCTCTCCAGCAAGTGGAAATTCGGCTGGGACGTGTCCCTGCTTTCGGACAAACTCTTTCTGCGCGACTATGACCTGACCAACGAAGACGAGAGCAAGCGCTCCTCCATATATCTGGTCGGTCAGGGCGAGCGGAACTATTTCGACGCTCGCGCAAACTATTACAACATCATGACCGACAGCCTGAACCAGTCCGAACAGGCCGTTGTGCATCCGTCTATTGATTATAGCGCCTACTCCAAAACGCCCCTTTTCGGCGGCGAAGGACGGCTGCAGGTCAACTCGACCTCAATCACACGCGATGATGAACGCCAGACAACCATTGGCGGCGTAACCCGTACCGATGGCGTCAGCGGCACCTATAACCGAACCAGCGTTGACGCGAGCTGGAAACGCAAGTTCGTCGCTCCCGGTGGTCAGGTCATTACCCCATTCACATCCCTGCGCGGTGATCTTTACTGGATGCCGAGCAAGTCGGGTGCTCCTGCTGCTCTGGTCGACGAAAATCTGGCCTTGCGCGGCATGCCAACTGTCGGTGTCGATTATCGACTGCCGGTTCTGGTCACCACAGGCAGCACGTCCCACATCATTGAACCGATCGCTCAGGTGATTGCGCGTCCAAACGAAGCACAGATCGGCGAATTGCCCAATGATGACTCGCAGAGCCTGATCTTTGACGACACCATTCTCTTCGACCCGAACAAATTCTCTGGATATGACCGTGTTGAAGGCGGCACACGCGCCAATATCGGCTTCCAGTATCGCGCACAAATGGCCAGTGGCTGGTCTGTCAACGCGCTGGCTGGTCGTTCGTTCCAACTGGCTGGTCGCAACTCCTTTGCCAAGAATGATTTGACAAGCACCGGACTGGACAGCGGGCTGGACAAGACGCGCTCTGACTATGTCGCGCGTGTGGGCGTCAACAGCAACAAAGGCATCGCGGCGATTGCGCGCGGGCGGTTTGATTCCGACACAGCGGATCTGAAATATGCCTCCCTGTCTGCCTCTGGCAGCTATGATCGCTATACGGGCTCCGTGGGCTATGCCTATACCGACAAGCGCCCGTCCGCAGGCATCAATCAGGTGCGGCAGGAAATCACCACCGCTGCTTCCATCAAGTTTGCTGACTTCTGGTCGGTCGGCGGCAGCAGCCAGTATGACATCGCCAGAGGCGGTCTCGTAAGTGGTGCCTTGAAACTCAAATACGAAGATGAGTGCTTTGCTGTAAGCCTGCAATATTCGCAAACACGCGAATCCTATTCAGACACAACAAGTGACAAAACAGTCATGCTTCAGTTCGATTTCAAATCACTGGCAGATGGACAGCTTAGTTATTCTGAAGAATCTGACTAG
- a CDS encoding L-lactate dehydrogenase, which yields MKVGIVGAGMVGSAAGYAIALRGTASQVVFVDYKPEFAIAQAQDIAHATPFVSSTVVTAGDYDALEGADIVILSAGVGQKPGESRIDLLARNAEVFKQIIGKVLAVAPDAILLVASNPVDIMTQVATRLSGLPPHRVIGSGTMLDTARFRHLIGHHLGISPQSVHAYVLGEHGDSEILAWSSARAGALSVEEFAANIKFPLTASVKDRIDDSVRNAAYTIINGKGATWYGIGAGLERIVRAIAKDEKAVLSLSIVTPNVEGVRHVALSVPRVIGRNGIELDLLPELDEAEHEALRKSASMLKETVEAVKFHS from the coding sequence ATGAAGGTTGGAATTGTTGGTGCAGGTATGGTTGGCTCGGCAGCGGGCTATGCAATAGCCTTGCGGGGCACGGCCAGTCAGGTGGTTTTTGTCGATTACAAACCCGAATTTGCCATAGCGCAGGCGCAGGATATTGCGCATGCGACGCCTTTTGTCTCTTCAACGGTGGTTACGGCGGGCGATTATGATGCTCTTGAAGGGGCTGACATCGTGATCCTGTCTGCTGGCGTCGGTCAGAAACCCGGAGAAAGCCGCATTGATCTTCTGGCGCGCAATGCCGAGGTGTTCAAACAGATCATTGGCAAGGTGCTGGCTGTGGCGCCAGATGCCATTCTGCTGGTTGCCTCAAACCCGGTTGACATCATGACCCAGGTCGCAACGCGGCTGTCCGGTTTGCCACCGCATCGTGTGATCGGTTCGGGCACCATGCTGGATACGGCGCGCTTCCGCCATCTGATCGGGCATCATCTGGGCATTTCGCCTCAGTCTGTCCATGCCTATGTGCTGGGCGAGCATGGGGATAGTGAGATACTGGCCTGGTCGTCTGCGCGGGCAGGGGCTTTGTCCGTGGAAGAGTTCGCAGCCAATATCAAGTTTCCGCTTACCGCCTCCGTCAAGGACAGGATCGATGATAGTGTGCGCAATGCTGCCTACACTATTATCAACGGCAAGGGGGCGACGTGGTATGGCATCGGCGCCGGGCTTGAACGCATTGTGAGGGCGATCGCCAAGGATGAGAAAGCGGTGCTTTCGCTTTCGATCGTGACTCCGAATGTGGAAGGGGTGCGCCATGTTGCGCTCTCAGTTCCCCGTGTGATCGGACGCAACGGCATTGAGCTGGATCTTTTGCCCGAGCTTGATGAAGCCGAACATGAAGCCTTGCGCAAATCGGCCAGCATGCTCAAGGAGACGGTCGAAGCTGTCAAATTCCACAGCTGA
- a CDS encoding DNA polymerase III subunit chi, which translates to MPAEIFFYHLQMQPLEATLPVLLEKCLEKGWRAFVQTGSEERAHVLDTHLWTWREDSFLAHGLHGSAHAERQPILIAPQGVPAANEAHVRFFVDGARPDEKLTLLDGLERAILMFDGSSNEALQAARVSWKALKEAGYPVTYWQQTPRGGWEKKA; encoded by the coding sequence ATGCCAGCCGAGATTTTCTTCTACCATCTGCAAATGCAGCCTCTTGAGGCGACGTTGCCTGTGTTGCTTGAGAAGTGTCTCGAGAAGGGCTGGCGCGCATTTGTCCAGACGGGCAGTGAAGAAAGAGCCCATGTGCTCGATACGCACCTGTGGACCTGGCGGGAAGACAGTTTCCTAGCCCATGGCTTGCATGGCTCAGCACATGCGGAGCGGCAGCCGATTCTCATTGCGCCGCAGGGTGTACCTGCCGCTAACGAGGCGCATGTGCGCTTTTTCGTCGATGGGGCAAGGCCGGATGAAAAGCTCACCTTGCTGGACGGGCTGGAGCGGGCGATTCTGATGTTTGACGGCTCCAGCAATGAAGCCTTGCAGGCTGCCCGTGTCAGCTGGAAAGCCCTTAAGGAAGCGGGATATCCTGTCACCTACTGGCAACAGACACCAAGAGGCGGCTGGGAAAAGAAAGCTTGA
- a CDS encoding LptF/LptG family permease, with product MKLIERYIFMRAATAFLMTVTILTAIVWLTQALRDMDLVTAKGQTILIFISMTSLVLPTLVMVIAPFAVLIAVAVTLNNLNADSELVVINATSAPPWVVVKPIIVLGLVATLTGGFLSLYAAPQALTSLRGFITQVRADLVANIVKEGIFSEIEDGMTFHIQKREPNGIMRGLFLSDERDPKKHIVYSSEFAQIVETPQGTFLRMEQGTIQQQQIKAAEDGELDETNPDFTTVNIINFDSYAIDLSKFTGVSEGSVQYYKPRELTTITLLNPPKDNPTIKREPGVARSELHDRFTNPLYNLVFATIVAAFLAQVRTTRERRGSAIFVAVILVAAIRLAGFGITSLAIRTPLVVPFMYALPIISIILGLWMVLSGRRLTAMDNLIRIMELFNDTILHKVKGLFRKPKPEKRFLES from the coding sequence ATGAAGCTGATCGAGCGATACATATTCATGCGCGCCGCGACCGCCTTTCTCATGACAGTCACCATACTGACTGCCATCGTCTGGTTAACGCAGGCTCTGCGCGATATGGATTTGGTAACGGCCAAAGGGCAGACAATTCTGATCTTTATCTCCATGACCTCTCTGGTCCTGCCGACACTGGTCATGGTTATCGCCCCCTTTGCCGTGCTGATCGCTGTCGCCGTTACGCTTAACAACCTGAATGCCGATAGCGAACTGGTCGTAATCAATGCCACGAGCGCGCCGCCTTGGGTGGTGGTCAAGCCCATCATCGTTCTGGGGCTGGTGGCCACGCTTACCGGCGGCTTCCTCAGCCTTTATGCTGCGCCACAAGCGCTTACATCCCTGCGTGGCTTCATCACTCAGGTGCGTGCCGATCTGGTTGCCAACATCGTCAAGGAAGGCATCTTTTCCGAGATTGAAGATGGCATGACCTTCCATATCCAGAAGCGGGAACCAAACGGCATCATGCGCGGTCTGTTCCTCTCCGATGAGCGCGACCCCAAGAAGCACATTGTCTATTCTTCGGAATTTGCCCAAATCGTCGAAACGCCGCAAGGCACCTTCCTGCGCATGGAGCAAGGCACGATCCAGCAGCAACAGATCAAGGCTGCAGAGGATGGCGAACTGGATGAAACAAATCCGGATTTCACGACGGTGAATATTATCAATTTTGATTCTTACGCCATCGATCTATCTAAATTCACAGGGGTCAGTGAGGGCAGCGTCCAATATTACAAGCCACGCGAACTGACCACGATAACCCTGCTCAATCCTCCCAAAGACAACCCGACCATCAAGCGCGAGCCCGGAGTTGCCCGTTCTGAGCTGCATGACCGTTTCACCAACCCGCTCTACAATCTGGTATTCGCAACGATCGTCGCTGCATTCCTTGCCCAAGTGCGCACCACAAGAGAGCGAAGAGGCAGCGCGATTTTTGTGGCGGTCATTCTCGTAGCGGCGATCCGGTTGGCCGGCTTCGGGATCACCAGTCTGGCGATTCGCACGCCGCTCGTGGTTCCCTTCATGTATGCCTTGCCGATTATTTCCATCATACTGGGTCTGTGGATGGTGCTCAGCGGACGTCGCTTGACCGCCATGGACAATCTGATCCGCATAATGGAGTTGTTTAACGACACCATATTGCATAAGGTCAAAGGATTATTCAGGAAACCAAAACCAGAAAAGCGATTTTTAGAGTCGTAG
- a CDS encoding SurA N-terminal domain-containing protein: MKHDQLNKTLSILALALFVLFSSAQTKQALASTIKAVVNGAVITDFDIAQRQRLEKLLSGNRKNLSRTAALNELIDDKLKLFEARNRNMTASDREIDGAVSNMAANAKLSKKRLLSIIKQSGINPETLKDWLKVQLSWRDLVAARSNSQVHVDEAEIYQLLSDQTKKDDKVKEAIQFDLTRVVFVVRSKASNGERNQRLKEAKRFRARFSSCSKDLEAARTLTDVAVERVGRKSTTELPGPLEERLRDTPVNKLTSPIKVSEGYEMVAVCDKKDLGKQETLRTEIQSKLRNEQSKMLERRYLSELRSNAVIDKR; the protein is encoded by the coding sequence ATGAAGCACGATCAACTGAACAAGACCTTGTCTATTCTCGCTCTGGCCCTGTTTGTGCTGTTTTCAAGCGCGCAGACAAAGCAGGCTTTGGCCAGCACGATCAAAGCAGTCGTCAATGGTGCTGTGATTACCGATTTTGATATTGCTCAGCGTCAGCGTCTGGAAAAGCTCCTTTCGGGCAATCGAAAAAATCTGAGCAGGACAGCGGCTCTCAATGAACTGATTGACGACAAGCTCAAGCTCTTTGAAGCGCGCAATCGCAACATGACCGCCTCTGATCGTGAGATTGATGGTGCCGTTTCGAATATGGCGGCCAACGCAAAACTGAGTAAGAAGCGCCTGCTTTCCATCATCAAGCAATCTGGCATCAACCCAGAAACCCTGAAAGACTGGCTAAAAGTCCAGCTTTCCTGGCGTGATCTTGTCGCAGCCCGCTCCAACTCTCAGGTCCATGTTGATGAAGCGGAAATCTACCAGCTGTTGAGTGATCAGACAAAGAAGGACGACAAGGTCAAGGAAGCGATCCAATTCGACCTGACGCGTGTCGTTTTTGTCGTCCGCTCGAAGGCATCCAATGGTGAGAGAAACCAGCGCCTTAAAGAAGCCAAGCGCTTTCGTGCACGCTTCTCTTCCTGCAGCAAGGATCTGGAGGCAGCGCGTACCCTCACCGACGTTGCCGTTGAACGTGTTGGACGCAAATCCACCACAGAACTGCCTGGTCCACTGGAAGAGCGCCTCAGAGATACGCCGGTTAACAAGCTAACCTCCCCCATCAAGGTTAGCGAAGGCTACGAGATGGTCGCCGTTTGCGATAAGAAAGACCTTGGCAAGCAGGAAACATTGCGCACGGAGATCCAGTCCAAGCTGCGCAACGAGCAAAGCAAGATGCTTGAGCGGCGCTATCTCTCGGAGCTGCGCTCTAACGCCGTTATCGACAAGCGCTAG
- a CDS encoding aldo/keto reductase, which translates to MKTVTFAHQDVVPALGQGTWYMGDDPSRKADEVASLRRGVELGMTLIDTAEMYGSGKSESVVGEAIAPIRDDVFLVSKVLPFNASHEGTLQACEASLSRLGTDRLDLYLLHWPGPHPLEETIAAFEELQQAGKIRHWGVSNFDPNDMTELMSTQGGEQVATNQVLYNLTRRGIEWDLLPQSQEDGLPIMAYSPIEQARLLSKPELKSLASDLDLTPAQLALAWVIRESGIVAIPKAGTVAHVEENARTLEIDLNDETLSELDRLFPPPTRATSLAIL; encoded by the coding sequence ATGAAAACAGTCACATTCGCACATCAGGACGTTGTGCCCGCATTGGGGCAAGGCACTTGGTATATGGGCGACGATCCATCCCGCAAAGCTGACGAAGTCGCCTCCTTGCGCCGCGGGGTCGAGTTGGGCATGACGCTCATCGATACAGCGGAAATGTATGGATCGGGCAAGTCGGAAAGTGTGGTTGGGGAAGCCATAGCCCCCATTCGCGATGATGTGTTTCTCGTCTCCAAGGTTTTGCCCTTCAATGCCAGCCATGAAGGCACACTCCAAGCATGCGAAGCTTCCCTCTCCCGCCTGGGAACAGACCGACTGGATCTCTATTTGCTCCATTGGCCCGGCCCTCACCCGCTGGAAGAAACCATCGCGGCCTTCGAAGAGCTTCAGCAGGCAGGCAAGATCCGCCATTGGGGTGTTTCAAACTTCGATCCCAATGACATGACCGAACTGATGAGTACGCAAGGCGGCGAACAGGTGGCGACCAATCAGGTGCTCTATAATCTCACCCGCCGCGGTATCGAATGGGATCTGCTCCCCCAATCACAAGAAGATGGTCTGCCCATCATGGCCTATTCGCCCATTGAGCAGGCCCGACTGTTGTCAAAGCCGGAGCTTAAATCACTCGCCTCGGATCTGGATCTCACACCTGCTCAACTGGCTCTGGCTTGGGTTATTCGCGAATCCGGGATTGTCGCCATACCGAAGGCAGGAACAGTGGCTCATGTGGAAGAAAACGCCCGCACGCTCGAAATCGACCTTAATGATGAGACGCTTTCCGAGCTGGATCGTCTCTTCCCACCGCCAACCAGAGCGACTTCACTGGCGATTTTATAA
- the pdxA gene encoding 4-hydroxythreonine-4-phosphate dehydrogenase PdxA has product MASKRDILAVSIGEPAGIGPEIILKAWLSSEKEGINPFVVFGDPALLERRARLFGLTVPIRTCKPEEVFDAFPMTLPVIPIENKLSDNPGELEVCNAPGVIESIEKATEAVLTGQAKALVTLPIQKHNLYEYGFEHPGHTEFLGALSEKHTGEKIQPVMMLAGPELRTIPVTGHIAINQVAPAITPELVESIARITIHDLETRFGIDKPKIAIAGLNPHAGENGAMGKEDAAIIAPVVKKLQDEGFAVTGPHPADTMFNKNAREKYDVALAMYHDQALIPVKTIAFDETVNVTLGLPFMRTSPDHGTALDIATKGIANPSSLLAALKLANEVKI; this is encoded by the coding sequence ATGGCTTCCAAACGCGATATTCTTGCCGTTTCCATCGGCGAACCCGCAGGGATCGGCCCTGAAATCATCCTCAAGGCGTGGCTGAGCAGCGAAAAGGAAGGAATCAATCCTTTTGTCGTTTTCGGCGACCCCGCTCTTCTGGAGCGCCGCGCGCGCCTGTTCGGCTTGACCGTTCCCATTCGTACCTGCAAGCCCGAGGAAGTCTTTGACGCCTTTCCCATGACTCTGCCCGTTATTCCAATAGAGAATAAACTCAGCGACAATCCCGGCGAGCTGGAAGTCTGCAACGCACCCGGCGTGATCGAATCGATTGAAAAGGCAACAGAGGCCGTCCTCACAGGGCAGGCAAAGGCTCTCGTTACGCTGCCGATTCAAAAGCACAATCTGTATGAGTATGGCTTCGAGCATCCCGGTCATACCGAGTTTCTTGGCGCTCTTTCTGAAAAGCATACCGGCGAAAAGATTCAACCGGTCATGATGCTCGCAGGCCCCGAGCTGCGCACCATCCCTGTCACCGGCCATATTGCGATCAATCAGGTTGCCCCGGCCATTACGCCGGAATTGGTCGAGAGCATCGCTCGCATTACGATTCATGACCTGGAGACCCGTTTCGGTATCGACAAGCCGAAAATCGCCATTGCGGGGCTCAACCCCCACGCCGGCGAAAATGGCGCCATGGGTAAGGAAGACGCGGCCATCATCGCACCAGTTGTCAAGAAACTTCAGGATGAAGGCTTTGCGGTGACCGGCCCTCACCCGGCTGATACGATGTTCAACAAGAATGCGCGTGAAAAGTATGACGTGGCTTTGGCCATGTATCATGATCAGGCCCTCATACCGGTCAAGACCATCGCCTTTGACGAAACGGTCAACGTCACGCTCGGCCTGCCATTCATGCGCACCTCGCCCGACCATGGCACAGCATTGGATATCGCCACAAAAGGCATCGCCAATCCATCAAGCCTCTTGGCAGCTCTCAAGCTGGCCAATGAAGTAAAGATTTGA
- the lptG gene encoding LPS export ABC transporter permease LptG: MLPNIIFRYFATRFLWSILTIFFGCFLLILLVDYVELIRRGSNKENADALSLFLMSLYRVPELAERILPFATLFGAIAAFLNLSRRLELVIVRASGMSAWQFVAPALFVAIALGVFATTVYNPGVAYLKEKSLEIDARIFGASFTTSGQPASQGWVQQKGEDGDSILKARTTFDNGRQLGGVTVFSYDSEGQFVERVDAKSGILENGYWLLSDVLVSSASAAPRHYQTYLVSTHLTPQEASETIANPDSVPFWNLPDVIEQASRAGLPAYKYRLRFQTLLAKPLLLAAMVLIAATVSLKIFRFGNVGKMILGGVIAGFVLYVVTELAKDLGNTGLVNPILSAWLPAIVASLMGFSILLYQEDG; the protein is encoded by the coding sequence ATGCTGCCAAATATCATTTTCCGCTATTTTGCCACACGGTTTCTCTGGTCAATATTGACGATTTTCTTTGGCTGCTTTCTACTCATCCTTCTGGTCGACTATGTCGAGCTGATCCGGCGTGGCAGCAATAAGGAGAATGCCGACGCCCTCAGTCTTTTCCTGATGTCGCTTTATCGGGTTCCAGAGCTCGCAGAACGCATTCTGCCCTTTGCGACCCTGTTCGGGGCCATTGCGGCATTTCTCAATCTGTCCCGCCGTCTCGAACTGGTCATCGTGCGCGCGTCTGGCATGTCAGCCTGGCAGTTCGTCGCCCCGGCCCTTTTCGTAGCCATCGCTCTGGGTGTTTTCGCAACCACCGTCTATAATCCCGGTGTCGCCTATCTCAAGGAAAAGTCACTCGAAATCGACGCCCGCATCTTTGGTGCCAGCTTCACTACCAGCGGTCAGCCAGCCAGTCAGGGCTGGGTGCAACAAAAGGGCGAAGATGGAGATTCCATTCTCAAGGCGAGAACCACCTTTGACAATGGCCGTCAATTGGGCGGTGTAACGGTATTTTCCTACGATTCAGAAGGGCAGTTCGTAGAGAGGGTCGATGCGAAATCAGGCATATTGGAAAATGGCTATTGGCTTTTGAGCGATGTGTTGGTCAGTTCAGCCTCTGCGGCTCCGCGCCACTATCAAACTTATCTGGTCAGCACCCACCTGACTCCTCAGGAGGCATCTGAGACCATCGCCAACCCTGATTCTGTACCTTTCTGGAACCTACCCGACGTGATCGAACAGGCCAGCCGAGCAGGCCTTCCTGCATATAAATATCGTTTGCGATTTCAAACTCTTTTGGCCAAACCCCTGCTTTTGGCGGCAATGGTGCTGATCGCAGCAACCGTATCACTAAAAATTTTTCGGTTCGGCAATGTGGGAAAGATGATTCTGGGTGGCGTTATCGCTGGCTTCGTGCTTTATGTAGTCACAGAATTAGCTAAAGATTTAGGAAATACAGGGTTGGTTAACCCAATTCTGTCAGCTTGGCTTCCAGCGATTGTGGCTTCCTTGATGGGTTTTTCTATTTTGTTGTATCAGGAGGACGGATAA